In Microvirgula aerodenitrificans DSM 15089, one DNA window encodes the following:
- the hfq gene encoding RNA chaperone Hfq translates to MSTKGQMLQDPFLNVLRKEHVPVSIYLVNGIKLQGQIESFDQYVVLLKNTVTQMVYKHAISTVVPARPVSIPHEHHTPAGAAPQDA, encoded by the coding sequence ATGAGCACCAAAGGGCAAATGCTACAAGACCCGTTTCTGAACGTGCTGCGTAAAGAGCACGTGCCGGTGTCCATCTATCTTGTGAACGGCATCAAGCTGCAAGGGCAGATCGAGTCGTTCGATCAATATGTCGTGCTGCTGAAAAACACGGTGACCCAGATGGTGTACAAGCATGCCATCTCGACCGTGGTGCCCGCACGTCCGGTCTCCATTCCGCACGAGCATCACACCCCGGCCGGCGCTGCCCCGCAGGACGCCTGA